The Candidatus Afararchaeum irisae genomic interval TCAATCAGAGTAACGCTTTATCTTTTACTCTCAATTACCGATTGGGAAGTACCGAAAATTTGCTTGGACCGTATCGAGAAACTACGTTTCTCGAATGCTCCAAAACATAGGTTTTGGACCGGCGGGGGGCGTGACTATAACCGTATTGTGTATGACCGCGTTCCGACTCATAAGTTTAGGAGCTCCTTCCTCGTCCGCATCTTCTCGCGTTCGTTCCTCTTGTCGTAGTGCTTCTCAATTACGTCAGGAGTAGCGTCGACACGGTCTGAGACTATCTCCGGAGGAACGTTCTCTTTGAGATGGTATGTGATAGACGAGCGTCGGACGTCGTGAGGAGACCTCGAACTAGGACAGTGACTAAGCTTATCGCGGCTCGTCCATTCACACGTCTTTCGCTCCTTGCCATGTGGACAGTCATCTGTCCAACACGGAAGTGAGACCCTATACGCCGCAGTTCTGTATGGAGTCTTTGTCAGCCTTCCTTCTGTACTTGTTATGAGAGGATGCCTTCCGTAGTCGTCCTGGACATCATGGCGGTTCTCCTCGATGTAGTCCTCTATAACCTGAGCGTAGAAGTCACCGAGAGCAAGATCTCGTTCTGCACTTTCACGGTTCTTGAGGGGTGTGTCTGTGCTTGGACGGTGGCGTATCTTCAGACAGGGTTCATCGGGATCGAAGTCACCGACGTCAAGAGCACGTATAGTCCCAATACGTAGAGCACCGTGCCACATCAGGGATATCATCACGTGC includes:
- a CDS encoding site-specific integrase produces the protein MSELQPLEPEEGVEMYLDTREDELSRETLRKQKTRLDAFLSWCEDRGIKNLNELTGRDLQRYRQWCKKGKGDGYGKVKNVTLRSNLTTLRVFLEYCANIDGVEKGMRERVMIPEVEDGTKDSKIAEERVRDILDKLETYEYASRRHVMISLMWHGALRIGTIRALDVGDFDPDEPCLKIRHRPSTDTPLKNRESAERDLALGDFYAQVIEDYIEENRHDVQDDYGRHPLITSTEGRLTKTPYRTAAYRVSLPCWTDDCPHGKERKTCEWTSRDKLSHCPSSRSPHDVRRSSITYHLKENVPPEIVSDRVDATPDVIEKHYDKRNEREKMRTRKELLNL